One genomic region from Prevotella sp. Rep29 encodes:
- a CDS encoding DUF4924 family protein, producing the protein MFISQELRKKNIAEYLLYMWQVEDIIRAYGCSLTRIRREYISRFDYSEEQKEELTDWFGNLVTMMNGEGLREKGHLQINKIVLQDLAELHAQLLASTKFPFYNAQYYKVLPFIVELRQRGEHPEENEIETCMNALYGTMMLRLQKKEITPNTKHAIDEITTLIGMLSDYYLADKTEGLVLNDD; encoded by the coding sequence ATGTTCATTTCACAAGAACTTCGCAAGAAAAATATTGCCGAATACTTGCTCTATATGTGGCAAGTGGAGGACATCATACGGGCATACGGGTGCAGCCTGACACGCATCCGCCGCGAATATATTAGCCGGTTCGACTACTCTGAGGAGCAGAAGGAGGAACTGACAGACTGGTTTGGTAACCTCGTCACCATGATGAATGGCGAAGGGCTGCGCGAAAAAGGTCATCTGCAAATCAACAAAATCGTGCTGCAAGACCTCGCCGAACTGCACGCGCAACTGCTGGCAAGCACCAAATTCCCATTCTACAACGCACAATATTACAAAGTATTGCCGTTCATCGTTGAACTCAGACAGCGCGGAGAACATCCGGAGGAAAACGAGATAGAGACATGCATGAATGCACTCTACGGCACCATGATGCTTCGGTTACAAAAGAAAGAAATCACACCGAACACCAAACATGCCATCGACGAAATCACAACACTCATCGGCATGCTGTCCGACTACTATCTGGCGGACAAGACCGAAGGCCTCGTCCTAAATGATGATTGA
- a CDS encoding ribonuclease Z, protein MEPFRVHILGCGSATPNPRHYTSSQIVEIRGKFFMIDCGEGTQMQLYKTHINFSKFNAVFISHLHGDHCFGLIGMICSFGLLGRMAPFHIYAPEELFPMFEMQQRMFCHDLGFEIVQHPIDTTVSETIYDDRSLTVQTIPLDHRVPCCGFLFKEKPTLPHIRRDMIDFYQIPVSQIANIKNGADWTTSEGEVVPNERLTSPPDAPRSYAYCSDTRYMPDLFRQLKGVNMLYHEATYADDYLPNACKYYHSTARQAAQVARDAGVGQLLLGHYSARYKDENQLLQEAKEVFPDTFLTNEMKVFSVK, encoded by the coding sequence TTGGAACCGTTCAGAGTACATATATTGGGCTGTGGCAGCGCAACGCCTAATCCGCGGCATTACACCTCCTCGCAAATCGTGGAAATCAGAGGGAAGTTCTTCATGATTGACTGCGGAGAGGGAACGCAGATGCAGTTGTATAAAACCCACATCAATTTTTCGAAATTCAATGCCGTTTTCATTTCCCACCTGCATGGCGACCATTGTTTCGGACTAATCGGAATGATATGCTCTTTCGGCTTGTTGGGGAGGATGGCGCCGTTTCATATTTATGCACCGGAAGAACTCTTTCCGATGTTTGAAATGCAGCAGCGCATGTTCTGTCACGACTTGGGTTTTGAAATCGTCCAGCATCCTATCGACACAACAGTTTCGGAAACAATTTATGATGATCGCAGCCTGACGGTCCAGACGATACCTCTGGATCATCGAGTGCCTTGTTGTGGCTTTCTTTTTAAGGAAAAACCGACTTTGCCCCACATCCGGAGGGACATGATAGACTTTTATCAGATACCCGTCAGCCAGATAGCCAATATCAAGAATGGCGCAGACTGGACGACATCCGAGGGAGAGGTCGTTCCCAATGAGCGCCTGACCAGTCCGCCTGATGCTCCCCGTTCGTATGCCTATTGTTCGGATACGCGCTATATGCCAGATCTTTTCCGCCAGTTGAAAGGTGTGAATATGCTCTATCATGAAGCGACCTATGCGGATGATTACCTTCCCAATGCGTGCAAATACTACCATTCCACAGCACGGCAGGCAGCACAGGTAGCACGTGATGCCGGGGTGGGGCAGTTATTGCTGGGGCATTACAGCGCCCGTTATAAAGACGAAAACCAGTTGCTTCAAGAGGCGAAAGAAGTCTTTCCCGATACATTTTTGACCAACGAAATGAAGGTGTTCAGTGTTAAATAA
- a CDS encoding PepSY-like domain-containing protein, with translation MKTKRLFLVTLLCLLMSVSSYADGRMIPVEKLPNAAKTFVATNFPGKKMIYAERDEGRYEVRLDDGTEIEFYRNGEWDKVDCYMLPVPAALVPEPIKQYVKANFPDAVINKIDKERYGYEIELSNNLELKFNKQGMLMQIDH, from the coding sequence ATGAAAACGAAAAGACTATTCCTTGTGACACTTCTGTGTCTGTTGATGTCGGTATCAAGCTATGCGGATGGCAGGATGATTCCTGTTGAGAAGTTGCCGAATGCAGCTAAAACTTTTGTTGCTACTAATTTTCCTGGTAAGAAAATGATTTATGCTGAGCGTGATGAGGGTCGGTATGAGGTGCGTCTTGATGACGGAACTGAGATTGAATTCTATCGTAATGGTGAGTGGGATAAGGTGGATTGCTACATGTTGCCCGTTCCTGCTGCCCTCGTTCCTGAACCTATCAAGCAGTATGTCAAAGCAAACTTCCCGGATGCGGTTATCAACAAGATAGACAAAGAGCGCTATGGCTATGAGATTGAGCTCTCTAATAATCTTGAGTTGAAGTTCAACAAGCAGGGTATGCTCATGCAGATAGACCACTGA
- a CDS encoding LysE family translocator, whose amino-acid sequence MPFEFHIDILDIIFKGMLIGILVSAPMGPVGILCVQRTLNKGRWYGFVTGIGATVSDLIYALITGLGMSFVMNLVYNSQNRFILQIAGSIMLLFFGIYSWRSNPVKNIHRSSKTKGTLFHNGLTAFFVTLSNPLIILLFMAVFAQLAFIMPGKPLEMCIGYLSIIAGALLWWFGLTWLIDKIRNKFEETGIIIINKVIGSIVILISLIILLGTVFNLFTIEY is encoded by the coding sequence ATGCCATTTGAATTTCATATCGACATACTCGACATCATCTTCAAAGGAATGCTGATAGGCATATTGGTGTCGGCTCCAATGGGACCGGTAGGAATCCTGTGTGTGCAACGCACGCTGAACAAAGGGCGCTGGTATGGCTTCGTGACAGGCATCGGAGCAACGGTGAGCGACTTGATCTACGCGCTGATTACGGGTTTGGGCATGAGTTTTGTGATGAACCTCGTTTACAATTCGCAGAACCGCTTCATCCTGCAAATAGCCGGAAGCATCATGCTGCTCTTCTTCGGAATATACAGCTGGCGCTCGAATCCCGTGAAGAACATCCACCGCAGCAGCAAGACGAAGGGCACACTCTTCCACAACGGGCTGACGGCATTCTTCGTCACACTGTCCAATCCGCTCATCATCCTGCTCTTCATGGCAGTCTTCGCACAGCTGGCATTCATCATGCCGGGCAAGCCGCTGGAGATGTGCATCGGCTATCTGAGCATCATTGCAGGCGCACTGCTATGGTGGTTCGGGCTCACGTGGCTCATCGACAAGATACGCAACAAGTTCGAAGAGACGGGCATCATTATTATTAATAAGGTAATAGGAAGCATCGTCATCCTGATTTCACTCATCATCCTGCTGGGAACGGTGTTCAACCTGTTCACCATCGAATATTGA
- the rplU gene encoding 50S ribosomal protein L21 has protein sequence MYAIVEINGQQFKVEEGKRLFINHIQEIEEGKTVEFEKVLLVDNGGTVTVGAPTVDGAKVVVEVVNPLVKGDKVIVFKKKRRKGYRKKNGHRQQFTEVKVKQVIA, from the coding sequence ATGTACGCAATTGTAGAAATTAACGGTCAACAGTTTAAGGTGGAAGAGGGAAAGAGACTTTTCATCAACCACATTCAGGAAATTGAAGAAGGAAAGACTGTTGAATTTGAGAAGGTTCTGCTCGTTGACAACGGCGGAACCGTAACGGTAGGCGCACCGACCGTAGATGGTGCGAAAGTAGTGGTAGAAGTGGTAAATCCGCTGGTGAAAGGTGACAAAGTCATTGTCTTCAAGAAGAAGCGCCGCAAGGGCTATCGCAAGAAGAATGGTCATCGCCAGCAGTTTACAGAAGTAAAAGTTAAACAAGTAATCGCTTAG
- a CDS encoding lipocalin family protein produces MKRNNIFLVVLTLSLSVFFGCKDSKQPTEAKIIGGLVDEEVIDTTIYGRCVDGGMSSLLLVNESGDTVEFVLETVDTVADVQGGVFVGDKMAIIGEEVDGELFAKKVINLTSLLGKWTSLDRNFDIKDNGVVESHLTTESNPYTSWSIVNGRLVLSSDTFDVLSLGHDSLSLENKKGIYVFKRQK; encoded by the coding sequence ATGAAAAGGAATAACATTTTTTTAGTCGTTCTCACTCTTTCGCTGTCGGTCTTTTTCGGTTGTAAAGATAGCAAGCAGCCGACGGAAGCAAAGATTATCGGCGGACTCGTTGATGAGGAAGTGATAGACACAACCATCTATGGCAGGTGTGTGGATGGCGGAATGAGCTCGTTGCTCCTGGTGAATGAAAGCGGCGATACCGTCGAGTTTGTACTGGAAACAGTCGATACCGTTGCAGATGTGCAGGGAGGCGTGTTCGTTGGCGACAAAATGGCAATAATCGGCGAAGAAGTCGATGGTGAACTCTTTGCGAAGAAGGTAATCAACCTCACCTCTTTGCTGGGTAAGTGGACCAGTCTTGACAGGAACTTCGATATCAAGGACAATGGAGTGGTGGAGTCGCACCTGACGACAGAGTCCAATCCTTACACGTCATGGTCTATTGTCAATGGGCGGTTGGTGCTTTCTTCAGACACTTTTGACGTCTTGAGCCTGGGACACGATTCGCTCAGTCTTGAAAACAAAAAGGGAATCTACGTTTTTAAGCGGCAGAAATAG
- the rpmA gene encoding 50S ribosomal protein L27, whose amino-acid sequence MAHKKGVGSSKNGRESASQRLGVKIWGGQKCVAGNIIVRQRGTKHNPGENVGIGKDDTLYALVDGTVNFRKTRNDKSVVSVIPEA is encoded by the coding sequence ATGGCACATAAAAAAGGTGTTGGTAGTTCAAAGAACGGACGCGAATCAGCTTCACAGCGGTTAGGTGTCAAAATTTGGGGTGGTCAGAAATGTGTGGCTGGTAACATTATTGTTCGTCAGCGTGGCACAAAACATAACCCAGGAGAGAATGTAGGAATTGGTAAGGATGACACGCTGTATGCACTTGTTGACGGTACGGTGAATTTCCGTAAGACCCGCAACGACAAGAGTGTTGTTTCTGTAATACCGGAAGCATAG
- a CDS encoding peptide chain release factor 3 produces MNPEIERRRTFAIISHPDAGKTTLTEKFLLFGGQIQVAGAVKSNKIKKTATSDWMEIEKQRGISVSTSVMEFDYTPENSDVEYKVNILDTPGHQDFAEDTYRTLTAVDSAIIVVDGAKGVETQTRKLMEVCRMRSTPVIIFINKMDREGRDPFDLLDELEQELKIKVRPLSWPINQGAKFKGVYNIYEKKLDLFTPDKQRVTEKVEVDITSKQLDEQVGEQDAEQLRNDLELVDGVYPDFNVENYQAAEVAPVFFGSALNNFGVQELLNCFVEIAPSPRPTKAEEREITPDEPKFTGFIFKITANIDPNHRSCIAFCKVCSGKFQRNQPYLHVRQGKTLRFSSPTQFMAQRKSTIDEAWPGDIVGLPDNGIFKIGDTLTEGEKIHFKGLPSFSPEMFKYIENDDPMKSKQLEKGIQQLMDEGVAQLFVNQFNGRKIIGTVGQLQFEVIQYRLENEYNARCRWEPIHLYKACWIEADDEKELDNFKKRKYQYIAKDREGRDVFLADSGYVLQMAQEDFKSIRFHFTSEF; encoded by the coding sequence ATGAACCCGGAAATAGAACGCAGACGCACGTTTGCCATCATCAGCCATCCCGATGCAGGAAAGACCACACTGACGGAGAAGTTCCTGCTCTTCGGAGGACAGATTCAAGTGGCAGGCGCCGTGAAGAGCAACAAGATAAAAAAGACCGCCACGAGCGACTGGATGGAAATCGAGAAACAACGCGGAATCTCCGTATCTACATCTGTCATGGAATTTGACTATACACCTGAGAACTCAGATGTGGAATACAAGGTGAACATCCTCGACACCCCTGGACACCAAGACTTTGCGGAAGATACCTATCGCACACTTACAGCCGTGGATTCTGCCATTATCGTTGTCGATGGCGCAAAAGGCGTAGAGACACAGACCAGGAAACTGATGGAAGTCTGCAGAATGAGAAGTACACCTGTCATCATCTTCATCAACAAGATGGACCGCGAAGGACGCGACCCGTTCGACCTGCTCGACGAGCTGGAGCAAGAACTCAAAATCAAGGTGCGCCCACTCAGCTGGCCAATCAATCAAGGAGCAAAGTTCAAAGGTGTATATAATATCTATGAGAAGAAACTCGACCTCTTCACTCCCGACAAACAACGGGTCACGGAGAAAGTTGAAGTGGACATTACAAGCAAACAGCTTGACGAGCAAGTAGGCGAACAAGATGCCGAACAGCTGCGCAATGACTTGGAACTGGTGGATGGCGTCTATCCCGATTTCAACGTCGAAAACTACCAAGCAGCCGAAGTAGCACCGGTATTCTTCGGCTCTGCGCTCAACAACTTCGGCGTACAGGAACTGCTCAACTGCTTCGTGGAAATTGCACCATCACCGCGACCCACCAAAGCGGAAGAACGCGAAATCACACCCGACGAACCAAAGTTCACCGGATTCATCTTCAAAATCACAGCAAACATCGACCCCAACCACCGCTCGTGCATCGCATTCTGCAAAGTATGCAGCGGTAAGTTTCAGCGTAACCAGCCCTACCTTCATGTGCGACAAGGGAAAACCCTCCGTTTCTCCTCTCCCACACAGTTCATGGCACAACGCAAATCAACCATTGACGAAGCATGGCCCGGCGACATCGTCGGACTACCAGACAACGGCATCTTCAAAATCGGAGACACGCTCACCGAGGGCGAAAAGATACATTTCAAGGGGCTCCCTTCGTTCTCACCGGAGATGTTCAAATATATCGAGAATGATGATCCAATGAAATCAAAACAACTCGAAAAAGGAATACAACAACTCATGGACGAAGGCGTGGCGCAGCTTTTCGTCAACCAGTTCAACGGAAGAAAAATCATCGGAACCGTAGGACAGCTCCAGTTTGAAGTGATTCAATACCGATTGGAAAACGAATATAATGCCCGCTGCCGATGGGAACCTATACATCTCTACAAAGCATGTTGGATAGAAGCTGACGACGAGAAAGAACTCGACAACTTCAAAAAGCGCAAATACCAATATATAGCCAAAGACCGCGAGGGCCGCGACGTATTTCTTGCCGACTCCGGATACGTGCTGCAAATGGCACAAGAGGACTTCAAATCAATCCGGTTTCACTTCACCAGCGAGTTCTGA
- a CDS encoding T9SS type A sorting domain-containing protein, translating into MISRAITAVEIIDNDIQTITISVTESTLHVAGANGQMLQIYNVAGICVMNIKVEGADKRYELNLPKGCYIVKVGKVTRKISIR; encoded by the coding sequence ATGATATCAAGAGCAATTACCGCCGTGGAAATCATCGACAATGACATACAGACTATCACGATTTCTGTGACGGAATCAACGCTCCATGTTGCCGGTGCAAATGGACAGATGTTGCAGATTTACAATGTGGCAGGTATTTGTGTCATGAACATAAAGGTCGAAGGTGCTGACAAGCGTTATGAACTTAATCTTCCAAAAGGTTGTTACATCGTAAAAGTAGGAAAGGTAACTCGCAAGATTTCTATCAGATAA
- the queC gene encoding 7-cyano-7-deazaguanine synthase QueC, giving the protein MTEKNAIIILSGGMDSVTLLHDYKEHIALAVTFDYGSNHNKRETDFAAYHCKLLGIEHIVIPLEFMGKYFKSSLLEGADAIPEGHYEDENMKSTVVPFRNGIMLAIACGLAESRGLKSVFIANHAGNHAIYPDCRATFIASMSESMSYGTYDHIGINAPYTSLTKTQIAAIGKQLGIDYATTYSCYKGGEKHCGKCGTCVERKEALREAGIDDPTEYEK; this is encoded by the coding sequence ATGACAGAAAAAAACGCCATCATCATCTTGTCGGGAGGCATGGACAGCGTGACCCTGCTGCACGACTACAAAGAACATATCGCCCTCGCAGTCACATTCGACTACGGCAGTAACCACAACAAACGGGAAACGGACTTTGCCGCCTACCACTGCAAACTGCTCGGCATCGAGCACATCGTCATTCCGCTCGAGTTCATGGGCAAATACTTCAAGTCGTCGCTGCTGGAGGGCGCAGATGCCATTCCCGAAGGGCACTATGAGGACGAGAACATGAAATCGACGGTGGTCCCCTTCCGCAACGGCATCATGCTTGCCATCGCCTGCGGACTGGCTGAGAGCCGTGGACTGAAATCGGTGTTCATCGCCAACCATGCAGGCAACCACGCCATCTATCCCGACTGCCGGGCGACGTTCATCGCATCGATGTCTGAATCCATGAGCTACGGCACATACGACCACATCGGCATCAACGCCCCCTACACCTCGCTGACGAAAACGCAGATAGCAGCCATCGGCAAACAGCTGGGCATCGACTATGCCACGACATACTCCTGCTACAAGGGTGGCGAGAAGCATTGCGGCAAGTGTGGCACTTGCGTGGAGAGGAAAGAGGCACTCAGGGAGGCGGGCATCGACGACCCGACCGAGTATGAGAAATAA
- the mazG gene encoding nucleoside triphosphate pyrophosphohydrolase codes for MHTREEKLEAFGRLLDVLDTLREKCPWDRKQTNESLRPNTIEETFELCEALLRNDTHNICKELGDVMMHVMFYALIGSEKGEFDIADVCNAEADKLIFRHPHVYPPTSEEMKKTGFEQAVDSSEVLQNWEQIKLKEKDGNKRVLSGVPNSLPSLIKAYRIQDKVRNVGFDWQQKEDVWEKVHEELGELEAELRKGDEENATQEFGDFLFSLINAARLYHLNPDNALELTNQKFIRRFNYVEDRAVSQGKSLKDMTLPEMDKLWNEAKEKER; via the coding sequence ATGCATACGCGTGAAGAAAAACTGGAAGCATTCGGACGCTTGCTCGATGTGTTGGATACACTTCGGGAGAAGTGTCCGTGGGACAGGAAACAGACCAACGAAAGTCTTCGCCCCAATACGATAGAAGAGACCTTTGAACTGTGTGAGGCTCTCCTGCGAAACGACACACATAATATCTGCAAAGAGCTCGGCGATGTGATGATGCACGTCATGTTCTATGCGTTGATTGGGAGTGAAAAGGGAGAGTTTGATATTGCTGATGTGTGCAATGCCGAAGCAGACAAGCTGATATTCCGCCATCCGCATGTCTATCCGCCCACTTCCGAAGAGATGAAAAAGACGGGATTCGAGCAGGCGGTAGACAGCAGTGAGGTGTTGCAGAACTGGGAGCAAATCAAACTGAAAGAAAAAGACGGCAATAAGAGAGTGCTCTCCGGAGTGCCCAACTCGCTTCCGTCGCTGATTAAAGCCTATCGGATACAGGACAAGGTGCGCAACGTGGGATTTGATTGGCAGCAGAAAGAAGACGTCTGGGAGAAGGTGCATGAGGAACTGGGTGAGTTGGAGGCAGAACTCCGCAAGGGTGACGAGGAAAATGCAACGCAGGAATTTGGCGATTTCTTGTTCAGTCTGATCAATGCGGCACGCCTCTATCATCTTAATCCAGACAATGCGCTCGAGTTGACAAACCAGAAGTTTATTCGCCGTTTCAATTATGTGGAAGATAGAGCCGTTTCGCAAGGTAAGTCTCTTAAAGACATGACGTTGCCAGAAATGGATAAACTTTGGAATGAAGCAAAGGAAAAGGAAAGATAA
- a CDS encoding L,D-transpeptidase family protein, translating into MRNSKYQLNHSQINRKLQRLAKTELSATAADRQTLRHYIDGGEYLWITYDGVDSRADTLLNYLSHVSRMGFSEQPFSVGQIRKDLERVRTLDFSKFEINDVYARLEFNLTKAYFRYCAGQRYGYVNPEFVLNRFDVRDSDSVRVRYNRVYDVRMEHPTDSFFHVAMRKIMPDSLGRFLQYVEPQGDMYRSLAAELRRTDISPAYRQKVLCNMERCRWQTKQKWEGEQKYVLVNIPAFRLYAVGGDSVLSMKIGCGTVKTKTPLLNSSLMRIDVNPKWVIPYSIIKKDIAHHAGDEGYFQRRHYYICERPSFKKVPTSSVTSSMLLSGKYSVVQEGGAGNSLGRIIFRFNNNFSVYLHDTSTPAFFSRDNRSVSHGCVRVEKPYQLALFLLGDDSDGVADKIKYSMETDLTNKQELPPEKRPKIDKSRLVNTIKVEPQVPLFITYYTLFPSQDGHLMEYPDVYGYDGALYKSLQKYLQ; encoded by the coding sequence ATGCGGAATTCCAAATACCAACTGAATCATTCCCAGATAAACCGGAAATTACAGCGCCTGGCAAAGACGGAGTTGAGCGCAACGGCAGCTGACAGGCAGACGCTGAGGCACTATATTGATGGTGGTGAATATCTTTGGATTACCTATGATGGCGTGGACAGTCGTGCAGACACCCTGTTGAACTATCTCTCCCATGTCAGTCGGATGGGGTTCAGCGAGCAGCCTTTCAGTGTCGGGCAGATTCGGAAAGACTTGGAGCGTGTGCGCACGTTGGACTTCAGTAAGTTTGAGATAAACGATGTGTATGCCCGTCTGGAATTTAACCTTACAAAAGCATACTTCCGCTATTGTGCCGGGCAGCGTTATGGATACGTGAATCCGGAATTCGTGCTTAACCGTTTTGACGTGCGCGACTCCGATTCCGTCAGGGTTCGGTACAATCGGGTGTACGATGTACGGATGGAGCATCCGACGGACAGTTTTTTCCATGTTGCGATGCGGAAAATCATGCCCGACAGTTTGGGGCGCTTCCTCCAGTATGTGGAACCGCAGGGAGACATGTATAGAAGTCTGGCAGCCGAGCTTCGGCGCACGGACATCAGTCCGGCATACCGGCAGAAGGTGCTTTGCAACATGGAGCGCTGTCGTTGGCAGACTAAGCAGAAATGGGAAGGGGAGCAGAAATATGTTTTGGTCAACATACCGGCTTTTCGTCTTTATGCCGTAGGAGGCGACTCGGTCCTCAGCATGAAAATAGGATGTGGCACGGTGAAGACCAAGACGCCATTGCTGAACAGTTCTTTGATGCGAATAGATGTGAATCCCAAATGGGTTATTCCGTATAGCATTATAAAGAAAGACATCGCCCACCATGCTGGAGATGAGGGCTATTTCCAACGCCGACATTATTATATATGTGAGCGCCCGTCATTTAAGAAAGTTCCCACGTCCAGCGTCACGAGCAGCATGTTGTTGAGCGGAAAGTATTCGGTGGTGCAAGAAGGCGGTGCTGGCAATTCGCTGGGACGCATCATCTTCCGCTTCAATAATAATTTTTCTGTCTATTTGCATGACACATCGACACCTGCGTTCTTCAGCAGAGACAACAGGAGCGTCTCCCATGGCTGTGTCCGTGTGGAAAAGCCGTATCAGTTGGCATTGTTCCTTTTGGGTGACGATTCTGACGGAGTGGCGGATAAGATAAAATATTCCATGGAGACAGATCTCACGAATAAGCAAGAACTTCCTCCGGAAAAGCGTCCGAAGATAGACAAGTCGAGGTTGGTCAATACCATAAAAGTAGAGCCTCAAGTGCCGTTGTTTATCACCTATTACACCTTGTTTCCCAGTCAGGATGGACATTTGATGGAATATCCCGACGTGTATGGATATGACGGTGCACTCTATAAATCCCTTCAAAAATACCTTCAGTAA
- a CDS encoding RNA polymerase sigma factor — MANYDESLILNQLKNPATQRQAFESLVSQYSQMLYWKIRRIVLTHDDANDVLQNTFLKAWMALDDFKGKSKISTWLYRIAVNESLDFLRHNKNVTDTGGDESLAVVKMLTSDPYFDGDEAQVLLQAAIAMLPDVQRTVFNLRYFDEMKYSEISQLLGTSEGALKASYHIAVQKITAYIEKESG; from the coding sequence ATGGCAAACTACGACGAATCGCTCATACTCAATCAACTGAAGAATCCTGCAACGCAAAGGCAGGCATTCGAAAGTCTGGTTAGTCAGTACAGTCAGATGCTGTATTGGAAGATTCGGCGTATCGTTCTGACTCATGATGATGCGAATGATGTCCTCCAGAACACCTTCCTGAAAGCATGGATGGCACTCGATGATTTTAAGGGTAAGTCGAAGATTTCCACATGGTTGTATCGCATCGCCGTCAACGAGTCGCTGGACTTTCTTCGGCATAACAAGAATGTCACCGATACTGGAGGCGACGAGAGCCTGGCTGTTGTCAAGATGCTGACCAGCGACCCTTATTTCGACGGAGATGAAGCACAGGTGTTATTACAAGCCGCTATTGCCATGCTGCCGGATGTGCAGCGGACGGTTTTCAATCTCCGCTATTTTGATGAGATGAAATACAGTGAAATCAGCCAGCTGCTCGGAACATCCGAAGGAGCACTGAAAGCCTCTTATCATATAGCCGTGCAAAAGATTACTGCATACATAGAAAAAGAGAGCGGTTAA
- the rfbD gene encoding dTDP-4-dehydrorhamnose reductase — MNILITGCNGQLGNEIKLLEKEYTQHTYFNTDVAELDITDADAIEKFVDKNNIDGIINCAAYTAVDKAETDKETCTAINTVAPAYLAAAIEKRAGWLIHISTDYVFNGTKHTPYVENDTPCPDSVYGNTKLAGELGVQKLCKRTMIIRTGWLYSTFGNNFVKTMLRLGREKETLGVIFDQIGTPTYAADLAKAIMTAVKKGITPDVFHFSNEGVASWYDFTLAIHRIAGIKGCHVKPLHTAEYPTPAMRPHYSVLDKTKIKQAYDIEIPHWETSLVKCIKLLEG, encoded by the coding sequence ATGAATATCTTAATTACTGGTTGCAACGGACAACTCGGAAACGAAATTAAGCTGTTGGAAAAAGAATACACACAACACACGTATTTCAATACCGACGTGGCAGAACTCGACATTACCGATGCCGACGCCATCGAGAAATTCGTTGACAAAAACAATATCGACGGAATCATCAACTGTGCCGCCTATACCGCTGTGGACAAAGCAGAAACAGACAAAGAGACCTGCACCGCCATCAACACCGTGGCACCGGCGTATCTGGCAGCAGCGATAGAGAAGCGCGCTGGATGGCTCATACACATCTCCACCGACTATGTTTTCAACGGAACGAAACATACGCCATACGTGGAGAACGACACGCCCTGCCCCGACAGCGTCTATGGCAACACGAAACTGGCGGGCGAACTCGGCGTACAGAAACTCTGCAAACGCACGATGATTATCCGTACCGGATGGCTCTACTCCACCTTCGGCAACAACTTCGTAAAAACCATGCTACGACTTGGAAGGGAGAAAGAAACACTCGGCGTCATCTTCGACCAAATCGGCACGCCGACCTATGCTGCCGACCTGGCAAAAGCTATCATGACCGCAGTGAAAAAAGGCATTACGCCAGACGTATTCCACTTCTCAAATGAAGGCGTCGCATCGTGGTACGACTTCACCCTCGCCATCCACCGCATCGCCGGAATCAAAGGATGCCACGTGAAGCCGCTGCACACGGCAGAATACCCCACACCTGCCATGCGACCACACTACAGCGTGCTTGACAAGACGAAAATCAAACAGGCGTATGACATTGAGATACCCCATTGGGAGACGAGCCTCGTCAAGTGTATCAAACTATTGGAAGGTTAA